The Candidatus Obscuribacterales bacterium DNA segment GTAGCGGCCGATTAGACTTCGCCGAATCATTTGCCGTCAGGTAATAATCATTGGTTTTCCCTGCTGATTTAACCAAATCGACATATTCGGCAAGCGAAATATTCGTGCGAAGGATATTGTCATTTCGTTGATAATGCTTATCGCTCTGGCGATTTTTCTGTATTGCTACATTGAGATTTCCGAAACGTTCCTTGAGAAAATCGGGTGTCCAAAGTTCCATGGCTTTCCAGTTTTTCAGTCCGTCAGTTACTACTACCGGACGGTTGGCCGCATAGTATTGCTCCCGGAATTCGTCCGATGAAAGATTTGATCGACGTGGAACCTCTGTAGCGCTTTCAGACAAATCATTCATTTCGCTGACTGTCTTTAGCACCCATTCTTGTTTATTAAGTTTGCGGCCCAAGGAAAGCGCTGCCTGAATAAACGGATGCGCGGCATTATCTTCAAGAATCTTTTGCTGCTGCTGAACGATATGTTGAGCATCAGTGTTCTTCACACCAGAACTTACCATGATGTTTATTAGGTCGTTGGCATCTTTTTGCAGCAGTAAATTAAGAGCGGCCCATTGCTGCCAACCACACGCTGTGGCCATATGTATTTGAATTGTTTCGCGAGCATAGCCCTTCTTCAACAAAATGTCTGTCAGCTCGTTGGGATCACATTTAGCTTCCAGGTTTTCCTTTAACCATTTGTCCAAAGCAGGATCCCATTGCGGATTTACGCGGTTCGTATTTTGTTGTGTTGCATTATTCATGTTCGGCTTCCTTGTTGATAGTAGTAATTAGTAGAGTTATCCGAACCAATACCAACACGGACAACGCAGCAGCGGCTAAGTGCACAACTTTTGCAAGTTGTACTAACCTTTACCGCTGCTACGTACGTCAGTATTGCGAACCGCTGGCTACCGAAATGCAGTTGCTTCTAGCGTTTCCTTATTGTGTATGGTCCATGCGAACATAACACAGTAAAGATGATAGCTGCATTCTTGAGGATCTTATCGATTACCTTCCTCTCGTCTGTACCGCGTGCGGACTCAGCCAATCGTTTGAACAATTGGCTTTCGCACCACAGCGAATGGATCGAGAATTCAGCAAACGTTACCATTGGGTCGTTGGTTCTTTTCACCCGACGTCTTGCAACGTTATCGCAATCGTCAATACCGATAGTCAGTTCCACGCCGTCTTGAACCGTGTACTTCCTGTAATTGTAGTAGACGGTAGAAGTTCCCCACAGACTCTTTATACGCAAAGTGCGTTCTGAACTACTCACAAAGACAATGTTTCCTTTGTTCACTTTTACCTGAACTCCGGAAGCATT contains these protein-coding regions:
- a CDS encoding cupin-like domain-containing protein — its product is MNNATQQNTNRVNPQWDPALDKWLKENLEAKCDPNELTDILLKKGYARETIQIHMATACGWQQWAALNLLLQKDANDLINIMVSSGVKNTDAQHIVQQQQKILEDNAAHPFIQAALSLGRKLNKQEWVLKTVSEMNDLSESATEVPRRSNLSSDEFREQYYAANRPVVVTDGLKNWKAMELWTPDFLKERFGNLNVAIQKNRQSDKHYQRNDNILRTNISLAEYVDLVKSAGKTNDYYLTANDSAKSNRPLLEALQPDMQPTLPYLDGNAPNSTGFLWFGPAGTVTPLHHDLTNNFMVQVLGSKRVRLINAIQQPRLANNLHCYSDIDLDNIDYERFPELKHVKIIDVTLEAGEALFIPVGWWHHVTGLEVSITFTFTNFRYPNEFTQNYNTFNEI